A genomic region of Glycine max cultivar Williams 82 chromosome 15, Glycine_max_v4.0, whole genome shotgun sequence contains the following coding sequences:
- the LOC100790472 gene encoding uncharacterized protein isoform X1 codes for MEPAKIDWKRLEWSFVEDELYEHINAPKWVDFLSLDHSLDDHADEAWFCKPDCKHPKTAEDFLRSATPSKKGFSPGYVSENLPSGDKIRRYRDVKIKRRVPAMSSASPQADKFRFNQESENQNPNLFTPPPTKEVNPVKEAIKSSEEKKKLVDNDDTLEDHKVPSLRSTLSAKNLFAGRPILNQITEFCNELKKLAIRAKERENAENLSPKESEEVVEKTPCSVQALAESDQKEKERKPLLEVSKTERLEGMSVKGKQQRKKRPDEAENNNMSITLDLENLKHKREGTLQQIRTNPPSPQCFSAARGLNKPIPSKASKSRLMERGILGEIEQNKEIVKESPAEKSRSTSIVDGRETKALDMFWFLKPCTLSG; via the exons ATGGAACCCGCGAAAATTGATTGGAAGAGACTAGAGTGGAGCTTCGTGGAAGACGAGCTCTACGAGCACATCAACGCGCCCAAGTGGGTTGACTTCTTGTCCCTTGACCACTCCCTCGATGATCATGCTGATGAAGCTTGGTTCTGCAAACCTG ATTGCAAACATCCCAAGACAGCAGAGGATTTTCTGAGATCAGCAACTCCTTCcaag aAGGGTTTTAGCCCGGGTTATGTTTCAGAGAATCTTCCAAGTGGTGACAAAATTAGAAG GTACAGAGATGTGAAAATCAAGAGAAGGGTGCCAGCAATGTCATCAGCTTCACCCCAAGCTGATAAGTTCAGATTCAACCAAGAAAGTGAAAACCAAAACCCAAATTTGTTTACTCCTCCTCCTACTAAGGAGGTTAACCCCGTGAAGGAAGCAATCAAGTCtagtgaagagaagaagaaactgGTTGATAATGATGACACATTAGAGGATCATAAGGTGCCTTCATTGAGATCAACTCTATCCGCCAAGAATTTGTTTGCGGGGAGGCCTATTCTGAATCAAATCACGGAATTCTGCAATGAATTGAAGAAATTAGCAATAAGAGCTAAGGAGAGAGAGAATGCTGAAAATTTGAGCCCAAAAGAGAGTGAAGAGGTTGTGGAGAAGACCCCTTGTTCTGTTCAAGCTTTGGCTGAGTCCgatcaaaaagagaaagaaaggaagCCACTGCTTGAAGTGAGTAAGACTGAGAGATTGGAGGGGATGAGTGTTAAAGGGAAGCAACAGAGAAAAAA AAGACCTGATGAGGCAGAGAACAACAACATGTCAATAACTCTTGACCTGGAGAATCTAAAGCACAAGAGGGAGGGGACCTTACAACAAATTAGAACGAATCCTCCCTCTCCTCAGTGCTTCTCTGCGGCACGTGGATTAAACAAACCTATCCCTTCAAAGGCTTCCAAATCCCGGCTAATG GAGAGAGGAATACTTGGAGAAATTGAACAAAACAAGGAAATTGTGAAGGAGTCTCCTGCAGAGAAGAGCAGAAGCACTTCAATAGTTGATGGAAGAGAAACAAAAGCCTTGGACATGTTTTGGTTCTTGAAGCCTTGCACACTGTCAGGCTGA
- the LOC100789942 gene encoding ADP,ATP carrier protein 2, mitochondrial-like gives MVDQVQHPTIMDKVAGQLHLRSGLSSGIRSYDGAYRHPAMYQRPSFGNYSNAALQFPVMPTCKATMDLSATATSASPVFVAAPAEKGHFLLDFLMGGVSAAVSKTAAAPIERVKLLIQNQDEMIKTGRLSEPYKGIGDCFKRTMADEGAISLWRGNTANVIRYFPTQALNFAFKDYFKRLFNFKKDRDGYWKWFAGNLASGGAAGASSLLFVYSLDYARTRLANDAKAAKKGGERQFNGLVDVYRKTLASDGVAGLYRGFNISCVGIIVYRGLYFGLYDSVKPVVLTGSLQDSFFASFALGWLITNGAGLASYPIDTVRRRMMMTSGEAVKYKSSLDAFTQILKNEGAKSLFKGAGANILRAVAGAGVLAGYDKLQVLVFGKKYGSGGA, from the exons ATGGTTGATCAGGTCCAACACCCTACAATCATGGACAAGGTTGCTGGTCAGCTCCATCTCCGTTCTGGTCTTTCATCTGGTATTAGAAGTTATGATGGAGCCTACCGCCACCCAGCTATGTACCAAAGACCCTCTTTTGGGAATTACTCGAATGCTGCATTGCAGTTTCCTGTGATGCCCACATGCAAAGCTACCATGGATTTGTCTGCTACTGCAACATCTGCCTCACCCGTCTTTGTTGCTGCTCCAGCAGAGAAAGGCCATTTTCTTTTAGACTTTCTCATGGGAGGTGTTTCAGCAGCTGTCTCCAAAACTGCTGCTGCTCCCATTGAACGTGTTAAGCTTTTGATCCAGAACCAGGATGAGATGATCAAAACTGGTAGGCTTTCTGAGCCCTACAAAGGTATTGGTGATTGTTTCAAGAGAACAATGGCAGATGAGGGTGCTATTTCTCTATGGAGAGGAAACACTGCTAATGTTATCCGTTATTTCCCCACCCAG GCTTTGAACTTTGCATTTAAGGATTACTTCAAGAGGCTTTTCAACTTTAAGAAGGATAGAGATGGCTACTGGAAATGGTTTGCTGGCAACTTGGCCTCTGGTGGTGCTGCTGGTGCATCAtcccttttgtttgtttactcTCTTGACTATGCCCGTACCCGTCTTGCCAATGATGCAAAGGCTGCAAAAAAGGGTGGAGAGAGACAATTCAATGGTCTCGTTGATGTCTACAGGAAGACATTGGCATCTGATGGTGTTGCCGGGCTCTACCGTGGTTTCAACATCTCATGTGTTGGAATCATCGTGTATCGTGGTCTGTACTTTGGATTGTATGATTCTGTTAAACCAGTTGTCCTCACAGGGTCATTGCAG GATAGCTTTTTTGCCAGCTTTGCCCTTGGATGGCTCATCACCAATGGTGCAGGTCTTGCATCATACCCAATAGACACTGTTAGAAGAAGAATGATGATGACCTCTGGTGAAGCTGTCAAGTACAAGAGCTCCTTGGATGCATTCACACAGATCCTCAAGAATGAGGGTGCCAAGTCCTTGTTCAAGGGTGCCGGTGCCAACATCCTCCGTGCCGTTGCCGGTGCTGGTGTGCTTGCTGGTTATGACAAGTTGCAGGTTCTTGTGTTCGGCAAGAAGTACGGCTCTGGTGGGGCTTAA
- the LOC100790472 gene encoding uncharacterized protein isoform X3, with product MEPAKIDWKRLEWSFVEDELYEHINAPKWVDFLSLDHSLDDHADEAWFCKPDCKHPKTAEDFLRSATPSKKGFSPGYVSENLPSGDKIRRDVKIKRRVPAMSSASPQADKFRFNQESENQNPNLFTPPPTKEVNPVKEAIKSSEEKKKLVDNDDTLEDHKVPSLRSTLSAKNLFAGRPILNQITEFCNELKKLAIRAKERENAENLSPKESEEVVEKTPCSVQALAESDQKEKERKPLLEVSKTERLEGMSVKGKQQRKKRPDEAENNNMSITLDLENLKHKREGTLQQIRTNPPSPQCFSAARGLNKPIPSKASKSRLMERGILGEIEQNKEIVKESPAEKSRSTSIVDGRETKALDMFWFLKPCTLSG from the exons ATGGAACCCGCGAAAATTGATTGGAAGAGACTAGAGTGGAGCTTCGTGGAAGACGAGCTCTACGAGCACATCAACGCGCCCAAGTGGGTTGACTTCTTGTCCCTTGACCACTCCCTCGATGATCATGCTGATGAAGCTTGGTTCTGCAAACCTG ATTGCAAACATCCCAAGACAGCAGAGGATTTTCTGAGATCAGCAACTCCTTCcaag aAGGGTTTTAGCCCGGGTTATGTTTCAGAGAATCTTCCAAGTGGTGACAAAATTAGAAG AGATGTGAAAATCAAGAGAAGGGTGCCAGCAATGTCATCAGCTTCACCCCAAGCTGATAAGTTCAGATTCAACCAAGAAAGTGAAAACCAAAACCCAAATTTGTTTACTCCTCCTCCTACTAAGGAGGTTAACCCCGTGAAGGAAGCAATCAAGTCtagtgaagagaagaagaaactgGTTGATAATGATGACACATTAGAGGATCATAAGGTGCCTTCATTGAGATCAACTCTATCCGCCAAGAATTTGTTTGCGGGGAGGCCTATTCTGAATCAAATCACGGAATTCTGCAATGAATTGAAGAAATTAGCAATAAGAGCTAAGGAGAGAGAGAATGCTGAAAATTTGAGCCCAAAAGAGAGTGAAGAGGTTGTGGAGAAGACCCCTTGTTCTGTTCAAGCTTTGGCTGAGTCCgatcaaaaagagaaagaaaggaagCCACTGCTTGAAGTGAGTAAGACTGAGAGATTGGAGGGGATGAGTGTTAAAGGGAAGCAACAGAGAAAAAA AAGACCTGATGAGGCAGAGAACAACAACATGTCAATAACTCTTGACCTGGAGAATCTAAAGCACAAGAGGGAGGGGACCTTACAACAAATTAGAACGAATCCTCCCTCTCCTCAGTGCTTCTCTGCGGCACGTGGATTAAACAAACCTATCCCTTCAAAGGCTTCCAAATCCCGGCTAATG GAGAGAGGAATACTTGGAGAAATTGAACAAAACAAGGAAATTGTGAAGGAGTCTCCTGCAGAGAAGAGCAGAAGCACTTCAATAGTTGATGGAAGAGAAACAAAAGCCTTGGACATGTTTTGGTTCTTGAAGCCTTGCACACTGTCAGGCTGA
- the LOC100790472 gene encoding uncharacterized protein isoform X4, which translates to MEPAKIDWKRLEWSFVEDELYEHINAPKWVDFLSLDHSLDDHADEAWFCKPDCKHPKTAEDFLRSATPSKGFSPGYVSENLPSGDKIRRDVKIKRRVPAMSSASPQADKFRFNQESENQNPNLFTPPPTKEVNPVKEAIKSSEEKKKLVDNDDTLEDHKVPSLRSTLSAKNLFAGRPILNQITEFCNELKKLAIRAKERENAENLSPKESEEVVEKTPCSVQALAESDQKEKERKPLLEVSKTERLEGMSVKGKQQRKKRPDEAENNNMSITLDLENLKHKREGTLQQIRTNPPSPQCFSAARGLNKPIPSKASKSRLMERGILGEIEQNKEIVKESPAEKSRSTSIVDGRETKALDMFWFLKPCTLSG; encoded by the exons ATGGAACCCGCGAAAATTGATTGGAAGAGACTAGAGTGGAGCTTCGTGGAAGACGAGCTCTACGAGCACATCAACGCGCCCAAGTGGGTTGACTTCTTGTCCCTTGACCACTCCCTCGATGATCATGCTGATGAAGCTTGGTTCTGCAAACCTG ATTGCAAACATCCCAAGACAGCAGAGGATTTTCTGAGATCAGCAACTCCTTCcaag GGTTTTAGCCCGGGTTATGTTTCAGAGAATCTTCCAAGTGGTGACAAAATTAGAAG AGATGTGAAAATCAAGAGAAGGGTGCCAGCAATGTCATCAGCTTCACCCCAAGCTGATAAGTTCAGATTCAACCAAGAAAGTGAAAACCAAAACCCAAATTTGTTTACTCCTCCTCCTACTAAGGAGGTTAACCCCGTGAAGGAAGCAATCAAGTCtagtgaagagaagaagaaactgGTTGATAATGATGACACATTAGAGGATCATAAGGTGCCTTCATTGAGATCAACTCTATCCGCCAAGAATTTGTTTGCGGGGAGGCCTATTCTGAATCAAATCACGGAATTCTGCAATGAATTGAAGAAATTAGCAATAAGAGCTAAGGAGAGAGAGAATGCTGAAAATTTGAGCCCAAAAGAGAGTGAAGAGGTTGTGGAGAAGACCCCTTGTTCTGTTCAAGCTTTGGCTGAGTCCgatcaaaaagagaaagaaaggaagCCACTGCTTGAAGTGAGTAAGACTGAGAGATTGGAGGGGATGAGTGTTAAAGGGAAGCAACAGAGAAAAAA AAGACCTGATGAGGCAGAGAACAACAACATGTCAATAACTCTTGACCTGGAGAATCTAAAGCACAAGAGGGAGGGGACCTTACAACAAATTAGAACGAATCCTCCCTCTCCTCAGTGCTTCTCTGCGGCACGTGGATTAAACAAACCTATCCCTTCAAAGGCTTCCAAATCCCGGCTAATG GAGAGAGGAATACTTGGAGAAATTGAACAAAACAAGGAAATTGTGAAGGAGTCTCCTGCAGAGAAGAGCAGAAGCACTTCAATAGTTGATGGAAGAGAAACAAAAGCCTTGGACATGTTTTGGTTCTTGAAGCCTTGCACACTGTCAGGCTGA
- the LOC100790472 gene encoding uncharacterized protein isoform X2 — MEPAKIDWKRLEWSFVEDELYEHINAPKWVDFLSLDHSLDDHADEAWFCKPDCKHPKTAEDFLRSATPSKGFSPGYVSENLPSGDKIRRYRDVKIKRRVPAMSSASPQADKFRFNQESENQNPNLFTPPPTKEVNPVKEAIKSSEEKKKLVDNDDTLEDHKVPSLRSTLSAKNLFAGRPILNQITEFCNELKKLAIRAKERENAENLSPKESEEVVEKTPCSVQALAESDQKEKERKPLLEVSKTERLEGMSVKGKQQRKKRPDEAENNNMSITLDLENLKHKREGTLQQIRTNPPSPQCFSAARGLNKPIPSKASKSRLMERGILGEIEQNKEIVKESPAEKSRSTSIVDGRETKALDMFWFLKPCTLSG, encoded by the exons ATGGAACCCGCGAAAATTGATTGGAAGAGACTAGAGTGGAGCTTCGTGGAAGACGAGCTCTACGAGCACATCAACGCGCCCAAGTGGGTTGACTTCTTGTCCCTTGACCACTCCCTCGATGATCATGCTGATGAAGCTTGGTTCTGCAAACCTG ATTGCAAACATCCCAAGACAGCAGAGGATTTTCTGAGATCAGCAACTCCTTCcaag GGTTTTAGCCCGGGTTATGTTTCAGAGAATCTTCCAAGTGGTGACAAAATTAGAAG GTACAGAGATGTGAAAATCAAGAGAAGGGTGCCAGCAATGTCATCAGCTTCACCCCAAGCTGATAAGTTCAGATTCAACCAAGAAAGTGAAAACCAAAACCCAAATTTGTTTACTCCTCCTCCTACTAAGGAGGTTAACCCCGTGAAGGAAGCAATCAAGTCtagtgaagagaagaagaaactgGTTGATAATGATGACACATTAGAGGATCATAAGGTGCCTTCATTGAGATCAACTCTATCCGCCAAGAATTTGTTTGCGGGGAGGCCTATTCTGAATCAAATCACGGAATTCTGCAATGAATTGAAGAAATTAGCAATAAGAGCTAAGGAGAGAGAGAATGCTGAAAATTTGAGCCCAAAAGAGAGTGAAGAGGTTGTGGAGAAGACCCCTTGTTCTGTTCAAGCTTTGGCTGAGTCCgatcaaaaagagaaagaaaggaagCCACTGCTTGAAGTGAGTAAGACTGAGAGATTGGAGGGGATGAGTGTTAAAGGGAAGCAACAGAGAAAAAA AAGACCTGATGAGGCAGAGAACAACAACATGTCAATAACTCTTGACCTGGAGAATCTAAAGCACAAGAGGGAGGGGACCTTACAACAAATTAGAACGAATCCTCCCTCTCCTCAGTGCTTCTCTGCGGCACGTGGATTAAACAAACCTATCCCTTCAAAGGCTTCCAAATCCCGGCTAATG GAGAGAGGAATACTTGGAGAAATTGAACAAAACAAGGAAATTGTGAAGGAGTCTCCTGCAGAGAAGAGCAGAAGCACTTCAATAGTTGATGGAAGAGAAACAAAAGCCTTGGACATGTTTTGGTTCTTGAAGCCTTGCACACTGTCAGGCTGA